From a region of the Constantimarinum furrinae genome:
- a CDS encoding polysaccharide biosynthesis/export family protein yields the protein MKATFLLLFLLIAVCFSSCVSTKQLTYLQEDAQIDTLVTIRKKQEPYRLQINDLLSIRVKALDPQFVDIFNPVGDANPNATGEQRLYYDGFVVDPHGNIRVPVLGEINVLGYTVEEVREEIEKRLLKDYFKEEANLFVTVKIAGIRYVINGEINGPGSNIIYRDQVTIMEAIANSGDIPITGDKSDVIIIRQYPLGQKVHHIDLTSIDAMNSPYYYIQPNDLILINPLPQKSIGTGTTGIQSLTTILTIVTALTTTILLFIRL from the coding sequence ATGAAGGCTACGTTTCTGTTGTTGTTTTTGCTCATTGCGGTATGTTTTTCTTCTTGTGTTTCAACAAAACAGCTTACCTACCTTCAGGAGGATGCGCAAATAGATACGCTGGTTACTATCCGTAAAAAACAAGAACCTTACCGGCTTCAGATCAATGACCTTTTGAGTATACGTGTGAAGGCGCTGGATCCCCAATTTGTCGATATTTTCAATCCGGTGGGAGATGCCAATCCCAATGCCACGGGAGAACAGCGGTTGTATTACGATGGTTTTGTGGTAGATCCACACGGGAATATTCGTGTTCCTGTTTTGGGAGAGATCAATGTGCTGGGGTATACCGTGGAAGAGGTGCGGGAAGAAATAGAAAAACGTTTATTAAAGGATTATTTTAAGGAAGAGGCCAATTTATTTGTAACCGTAAAGATCGCGGGAATTCGATATGTGATCAACGGCGAAATTAATGGTCCCGGGTCTAATATCATTTATAGAGATCAGGTAACTATTATGGAAGCTATAGCCAACAGTGGGGATATTCCAATAACCGGAGATAAAAGTGATGTGATCATCATACGGCAATATCCGCTGGGCCAAAAGGTGCATCATATTGATCTAACCAGTATCGATGCCATGAACTCCCCCTATTATTATATCCAGCCAAATGACTTAATACTGATCAACCCCTTACCTCAAAAATCTATTGGTACGGGAACAACAGGTATACAATCCCTAACTACGATTTTGACCATAGTGACGGCATTGACCACAACTATCCTTTTATTCATTAGATTATAA
- a CDS encoding cob(I)yrinic acid a,c-diamide adenosyltransferase, whose protein sequence is MKIYTKTGDKGTTALFGGTRVPKHHIRIESYGTVDELNSYIGLIRDQKIDARSKELLIHIQDKLFTVGSILATDPEKAILKSGKERLNIPKIAKEDIELLEKEMDRMHESLPPMTHFVLPGGHTTVSYCHISRCVCRRAERLAVQLHEQEGVDAFVLTYLNRLSDYLFVLARKLSNDLQAEEIKWIPKKI, encoded by the coding sequence ATGAAGATATATACCAAAACCGGTGATAAGGGCACCACAGCCCTCTTTGGTGGAACACGTGTTCCAAAACACCATATTCGCATTGAAAGCTATGGTACTGTTGACGAGCTCAATTCGTATATCGGACTAATTCGCGATCAAAAGATCGATGCCCGTTCCAAAGAACTATTGATCCATATTCAGGATAAATTGTTTACCGTTGGCTCGATTTTGGCAACCGATCCCGAAAAGGCGATCTTAAAAAGCGGTAAGGAACGACTAAATATTCCGAAGATAGCTAAAGAAGACATCGAGCTACTGGAAAAAGAAATGGACCGTATGCATGAGTCATTACCCCCTATGACACATTTTGTATTACCCGGCGGACATACCACGGTGTCATATTGTCACATAAGTCGCTGTGTTTGCCGCAGAGCCGAGCGTTTGGCTGTTCAATTACACGAGCAGGAAGGAGTGGATGCCTTCGTTTTAACCTACCTCAACCGACTTTCAGACTATCTTTTTGTGCTGGCACGGAAATTGTCCAACGACCTACAGGCAGAAGAAATTAAATGGATTCCGAAAAAAATATAA
- a CDS encoding DUF2795 domain-containing protein, whose product MYWTLELASYLSDAPWPATKDELIDYAIRTGAPLEVVENLQAIEDEGDSYDSIEEIWPDYPTDEDYLWNEDEY is encoded by the coding sequence ATGTACTGGACATTAGAATTGGCATCTTATTTAAGTGATGCTCCCTGGCCGGCAACAAAAGACGAATTAATAGATTACGCCATTAGAACCGGTGCACCATTAGAGGTGGTAGAAAATCTTCAGGCGATTGAAGATGAAGGCGACTCTTATGACTCTATTGAAGAGATCTGGCCCGATTACCCTACAGATGAAGATTATCTGTGGAACGAAGACGAATATTAA
- a CDS encoding O-methyltransferase has product MYDLITRCFYDKTVYSEYTLLKEYRNSRYNSKESIEITEFGEGSRVFSSNTRKISAIAKNAGISAKRQELLFRLCQYLNPETVLELGTSLGMATAAMSLGAPNATIDTVEGCPNIAKQAQHGFDAFKLKNIRLHTHSFQDYFKNLKQDSYDLVFIDGSHNKLSTIEVFNELLQFKNDRSVFIFDDIYWSPQMTEAWREIIKHSEVSISMDCFYWGLVFFKPAFDAATNAQQKQHFTIRL; this is encoded by the coding sequence ATGTACGATCTGATAACCCGTTGCTTTTATGATAAAACCGTCTATTCTGAATATACCCTACTGAAGGAATATCGTAATTCACGCTACAACTCAAAAGAATCCATCGAAATCACCGAATTTGGTGAAGGATCCAGAGTATTCTCTTCCAACACACGAAAGATATCGGCCATTGCCAAAAATGCGGGTATTAGTGCAAAGCGCCAGGAATTGCTCTTTAGACTTTGTCAATATCTGAATCCTGAAACTGTGTTAGAACTTGGTACTTCTTTAGGAATGGCTACAGCTGCCATGTCACTGGGAGCGCCAAATGCAACCATCGATACGGTAGAAGGATGCCCCAATATCGCCAAACAGGCACAACATGGCTTTGATGCGTTTAAACTGAAAAACATAAGGCTGCATACCCACTCTTTTCAGGATTATTTTAAGAATCTGAAACAGGATTCCTACGATCTGGTCTTTATTGACGGTAGTCATAATAAATTAAGTACTATAGAAGTATTCAATGAGTTGCTTCAATTTAAAAACGACAGATCGGTATTCATCTTCGACGATATCTACTGGAGCCCCCAAATGACCGAAGCATGGCGGGAGATCATAAAGCACTCTGAAGTTTCCATTAGCATGGACTGCTTCTACTGGGGTCTGGTGTTTTTTAAACCTGCCTTTGATGCGGCCACAAATGCTCAACAAAAACAACATTTTACCATTAGATTGTAA
- a CDS encoding class I SAM-dependent methyltransferase, with translation METLQDTLEKNQKQREFYNKKKKSIPTRIWSFIREKSLKNIRKELGILEESYALHQKWMGDLSGRKILDLGCYSGNRLSIHMASNCEEYIGLDLSDVAIDKLNEKLKDIPQAKAVAQDFFSDEFAEGDFDLIYAYGVLHHFKNVDNLIHRLNEKLAPGGKIISYDPLETSYPIWFIRKLYRPFQTDAAWEWPFTRKTIKKFDAAFNILEKRGVLGKSKWYFVYSMLPLSREKKLNWGRKAHKKDWYRSARSNQYLYRCMQLNMFMEKK, from the coding sequence ATGGAAACACTGCAGGATACGCTGGAAAAAAACCAGAAACAAAGGGAGTTCTACAATAAGAAAAAGAAGTCCATTCCTACCAGGATCTGGTCCTTTATCAGAGAAAAATCTCTAAAAAACATACGAAAAGAATTGGGTATACTGGAAGAATCCTATGCGCTTCATCAAAAGTGGATGGGTGATCTTAGCGGTAGAAAGATCCTTGATCTGGGTTGTTATTCAGGTAATCGTCTTTCCATTCATATGGCCTCTAATTGCGAAGAGTACATTGGATTAGACCTTAGTGATGTTGCCATTGATAAGTTAAATGAAAAATTAAAGGATATCCCTCAGGCAAAAGCGGTAGCTCAGGATTTCTTTTCGGATGAATTTGCTGAAGGTGATTTCGACCTAATTTATGCCTATGGTGTCCTCCACCATTTTAAGAATGTGGACAATTTAATACACCGCCTCAATGAAAAACTGGCTCCGGGAGGTAAGATCATAAGCTACGACCCGCTTGAAACCAGTTATCCTATCTGGTTTATCAGAAAGTTGTACCGTCCCTTTCAAACCGACGCGGCATGGGAATGGCCCTTTACCCGAAAAACAATAAAAAAATTCGATGCAGCTTTTAACATACTGGAAAAGCGGGGTGTGCTTGGGAAATCCAAATGGTATTTTGTATATTCTATGCTACCGCTGTCCCGTGAGAAAAAACTCAACTGGGGAAGAAAAGCGCATAAAAAGGACTGGTACCGTTCTGCGCGATCCAACCAATATCTTTACCGCTGTATGCAGTTGAATATGTTTATGGAAAAAAAATAG
- a CDS encoding ABC-F family ATP-binding cassette domain-containing protein translates to MNYLSVENISKSYGERVLFRDISFGINAGQKIGFVAKNGTGKTSMLNILSGADTPDSGSVVYRKNVKVAFLSQEPDLDPKLSIEETIFSSDNHILTVISNYEKALLHPEDSEAYQRAFDAMDAHQAWDFETLYKQILFKLKLEDLSQKVSSLSGGQKKRLALTNALLAQPDLLIMDEPTNHLDLEMIEWLESFFSKENITLFMVTHDRYFLERVCNEIVELDEGKLYSYKGNYSYYLEKRDARIETEAINTAKAKQLYKSELEWMRRQPKARTTKSKSRIDDFQEIKSRAHQRRNDHEVELELNMERLGTKVVELHGISKSFGDKLLFDRFSYNFLRGERMGMIGKNGTGKSTFLNIVTGALKPDTGKVVIGETVHFGYYTQSGISIKEGQKVIDVVREYGDYIPLKKGRQISAQQLLERFLFDRKKQYDYVEKLSGGERKRLYLCTVLIRNPNFLILDEPTNDLDIVTLNVLENFLLDFPGCIVVVSHDRYFMDKIVDHLLVFKGDGVIDDFPGNYSDYRSYEDSATQARQLSESSTPKPKNNWKEDTSKARLSYNEQKEYAKLEKEIAKLESEREVLQNKFATEGWDGEEIDKQSQKLQEIIDRIDDKTERWFELSAKLEV, encoded by the coding sequence GTGAACTATCTGTCGGTCGAAAATATATCAAAATCCTATGGGGAACGTGTTTTATTCAGGGATATTTCCTTCGGAATAAATGCCGGACAAAAAATTGGATTTGTTGCCAAGAACGGAACCGGAAAAACTTCCATGCTCAACATACTTTCAGGGGCAGATACACCCGATTCGGGTTCGGTGGTGTATCGGAAAAACGTAAAGGTTGCTTTTCTTTCTCAGGAACCCGATCTCGACCCAAAACTGAGTATAGAAGAAACCATTTTTTCTTCCGATAATCATATACTCACAGTAATCTCCAATTACGAAAAAGCCTTGCTTCATCCCGAAGATAGCGAAGCCTATCAAAGAGCTTTCGACGCAATGGATGCCCATCAGGCATGGGATTTTGAAACACTCTACAAGCAGATCCTTTTTAAACTAAAACTGGAAGACCTGTCGCAAAAAGTCTCCAGTTTAAGCGGCGGACAAAAAAAGCGGCTCGCACTTACCAACGCACTGCTCGCTCAGCCCGACCTTTTGATCATGGATGAACCTACCAACCATTTAGATCTGGAAATGATAGAGTGGCTGGAAAGTTTTTTCAGTAAAGAAAATATTACACTGTTTATGGTCACCCACGACCGTTATTTTCTGGAGCGTGTATGTAATGAGATCGTGGAATTGGACGAGGGAAAGTTGTACAGCTATAAAGGAAACTATAGTTATTACCTGGAAAAAAGAGACGCCCGGATCGAAACCGAAGCTATTAATACCGCCAAGGCCAAGCAACTATATAAAAGCGAATTGGAATGGATGCGGCGTCAGCCCAAAGCACGAACCACCAAAAGCAAATCCCGGATCGATGATTTTCAGGAAATAAAATCCAGAGCCCACCAGCGAAGAAATGATCACGAGGTAGAACTGGAACTCAATATGGAGCGTCTGGGCACTAAAGTGGTAGAGTTGCACGGCATTTCAAAATCCTTTGGCGATAAACTGTTATTCGATAGGTTCAGCTATAATTTCTTGAGAGGTGAGCGTATGGGGATGATAGGTAAGAATGGTACCGGAAAATCTACCTTTCTCAATATCGTAACCGGCGCTTTAAAACCCGACACCGGCAAGGTGGTAATTGGCGAAACAGTTCATTTCGGGTATTATACGCAAAGCGGAATCTCCATTAAAGAAGGTCAGAAGGTAATCGACGTAGTGCGGGAATATGGGGATTACATTCCGCTAAAGAAAGGCCGACAGATCTCTGCTCAACAGCTGTTGGAACGTTTTCTATTTGACCGTAAAAAACAATATGACTACGTTGAAAAACTAAGTGGTGGGGAACGAAAACGGCTGTATTTATGTACGGTTCTAATTCGAAATCCAAATTTTCTTATACTGGATGAGCCAACCAACGACCTGGATATTGTCACGTTAAATGTGCTTGAAAATTTCCTGTTGGATTTTCCGGGATGTATTGTTGTGGTCTCTCACGATCGATATTTTATGGATAAGATCGTAGATCATTTGCTGGTCTTTAAAGGGGATGGAGTGATCGATGATTTTCCCGGTAATTACAGCGATTACAGAAGTTATGAAGACAGCGCAACACAGGCAAGGCAGCTTTCTGAAAGCAGCACGCCCAAGCCGAAAAATAACTGGAAGGAAGATACATCGAAAGCAAGACTGAGCTATAACGAGCAAAAGGAATATGCAAAACTGGAAAAGGAGATCGCTAAACTTGAAAGTGAACGGGAAGTGCTTCAGAATAAATTTGCCACCGAAGGCTGGGATGGCGAAGAAATAGACAAGCAATCCCAAAAGCTTCAGGAGATCATCGATCGCATAGACGATAAAACGGAACGCTGGTTCGAACTTTCGGCAAAACTGGAAGTGTGA
- a CDS encoding exopolysaccharide transport family protein produces MSEEFDVTEVHTTFDFKGFLFKLLSHWPLFLISLAIAFGVAYYINVRKLPVYKMENMISIKDDQNPFFTTNTSLTFNWGGTTDKVNTSIITLKSRSHNEEVVQRIQYYLNYRIDGKYQQIDAYKKVPFLVEVDTTRPQVLGQQITIVFKDTTTFTLSTKFTGGNRSLQFYNKGKEIISRHFEANEFSRDYQLGERISLPFFSGTLVSYPDVPVIPGKLYYISFSNFDSAVKRYFGLIVQPESKGSSALRLSLVGQNKNKLVDFLNSSVSVLSENMLERKNLFATKTIKFIDSSLQEKGIELSDVEDELNQFKDKNAIFDLDREGEEINQKLNVLDLRKESINREINYYNVLENYLLTRTDYREVPAPSVAGISEQSIISGVGRIVDLAEDRKNLEYSYKEGAPVFADLDRQINSVKNVLLENISSTKGLKNQELNSINRDIAQQEAEIRRLPKEQQELLKIERRYNLSQATYNLFLSKLSEARLVKAANVSDVLVIDSAKDTGGGKVGPNTRLNYMMAGLFGFVIPFVFVFLRVFFDTKINTIKDIERLSKIPILGAIGKSYLGTNIAVLDKPKSSVAESFRAIRSSLQFIYKKQGIEGAKTVLITSSVSGEGKTFCSINIASVFALSEKKTILLGLDLRKPKIFGDFNIENKEGVVNYLINDATLDDVIQKTRVDHLDIITSGPVPPNPSELLMGDRMEELIEKLKERYDYIILDSPPLGLVADSLELVKYADATIYMIRQNYTKKGMLALINEKYKTKEITNVSFVLNFYEEKAKYGYGYGYGYGYGYGYGYGYGNYANGYHENAKKPTFLEKLKRRFKKKR; encoded by the coding sequence ATGAGTGAAGAATTTGATGTAACCGAAGTTCACACTACTTTCGATTTTAAAGGCTTTCTCTTTAAACTCCTTAGTCACTGGCCTTTGTTCCTCATTTCTCTAGCAATTGCATTTGGGGTGGCTTATTATATTAATGTAAGAAAGTTGCCTGTTTATAAAATGGAGAATATGATCTCGATTAAAGATGATCAGAATCCCTTTTTTACTACCAATACAAGTCTTACCTTCAACTGGGGAGGAACCACAGACAAGGTAAATACGTCCATTATTACCTTAAAATCCCGTTCGCACAACGAAGAAGTGGTGCAGCGAATACAGTATTACCTTAACTATAGAATAGACGGCAAATACCAGCAGATAGATGCCTATAAGAAAGTGCCTTTTTTGGTTGAAGTAGATACCACCAGACCTCAGGTACTGGGACAACAGATCACCATTGTTTTTAAGGACACCACTACCTTTACCTTGAGTACCAAATTTACAGGCGGGAATCGTAGCTTGCAATTTTATAATAAAGGAAAAGAAATAATTTCACGTCATTTTGAAGCAAATGAATTTAGCAGGGATTATCAGTTAGGAGAACGTATCTCATTGCCCTTTTTTAGTGGTACATTAGTGTCTTATCCCGACGTGCCGGTAATTCCGGGCAAATTGTATTATATCAGTTTTTCCAATTTTGACAGTGCCGTTAAACGGTATTTTGGACTAATTGTTCAACCCGAATCTAAGGGTTCATCAGCGTTAAGACTTAGTCTGGTGGGCCAAAATAAAAATAAACTAGTTGATTTTTTAAACTCTTCGGTTTCGGTATTAAGTGAGAATATGCTGGAACGTAAGAACCTTTTTGCGACCAAGACCATAAAGTTTATCGACAGCAGTCTGCAAGAGAAGGGTATCGAATTGTCTGATGTTGAAGACGAATTAAATCAGTTTAAAGATAAGAATGCCATATTCGATCTGGACCGTGAAGGAGAAGAGATCAATCAAAAACTCAATGTACTCGATCTCCGGAAAGAATCGATTAATCGTGAAATTAACTACTATAATGTACTGGAGAATTATCTACTTACCCGTACCGATTACCGGGAAGTTCCGGCACCTTCGGTAGCAGGTATTTCAGAACAAAGTATCATTTCGGGTGTAGGAAGGATCGTGGATCTGGCAGAGGATAGAAAGAATCTGGAGTATTCCTATAAAGAAGGAGCTCCCGTATTTGCAGATCTCGACCGGCAGATCAATTCGGTAAAAAATGTCTTGCTTGAAAATATTTCTTCTACCAAAGGATTAAAGAATCAGGAACTGAATTCCATCAATCGGGATATTGCACAACAAGAAGCGGAAATACGAAGATTGCCAAAGGAACAACAGGAATTACTCAAAATTGAAAGAAGGTATAATTTAAGTCAGGCGACGTATAATCTCTTTCTATCAAAACTTAGCGAAGCCCGTCTGGTGAAGGCAGCCAATGTGAGCGATGTGTTGGTCATAGATTCTGCCAAAGACACCGGAGGCGGGAAGGTGGGGCCTAATACCCGCTTAAATTATATGATGGCAGGTCTGTTTGGATTCGTCATACCTTTTGTGTTTGTTTTTCTAAGGGTGTTCTTCGATACCAAGATCAACACCATTAAAGACATTGAACGTCTTTCAAAGATCCCGATTCTTGGGGCAATTGGAAAGAGCTATTTGGGAACCAATATTGCAGTATTAGATAAACCAAAATCATCTGTGGCCGAATCCTTTCGTGCCATACGTTCCAGCCTGCAATTCATTTATAAAAAACAAGGTATAGAAGGTGCAAAGACGGTGTTGATCACCTCTTCGGTTAGTGGCGAGGGAAAGACCTTTTGCTCTATCAATATCGCATCAGTGTTCGCTTTAAGTGAAAAGAAAACAATTTTGTTAGGACTGGATTTACGAAAACCCAAGATCTTTGGGGATTTCAATATTGAAAATAAGGAAGGAGTGGTCAATTATCTCATTAATGATGCTACTCTGGATGATGTGATTCAAAAAACACGGGTAGATCATCTGGATATCATTACCTCGGGTCCCGTTCCGCCAAATCCTTCGGAATTATTAATGGGCGACCGAATGGAAGAGCTCATTGAGAAGCTGAAGGAACGATATGACTATATTATTCTGGATTCCCCGCCGCTTGGATTGGTGGCAGATTCGCTGGAACTCGTTAAATATGCAGATGCGACCATTTATATGATTCGACAGAATTATACAAAAAAGGGAATGTTAGCACTTATTAACGAAAAATATAAGACAAAAGAGATAACAAATGTTAGTTTTGTACTCAATTTCTATGAGGAAAAAGCCAAATACGGTTACGGCTATGGATATGGTTACGGTTATGGGTACGGATATGGTTACGGATATGGAAATTATGCTAACGGATATCACGAAAATGCAAAGAAACCAACGTTCCTGGAAAAGTTAAAACGGCGATTTAAGAAAAAGAGATAA
- a CDS encoding ABC transporter ATP-binding protein, with product MSLVIKIRGIRRDFPLGQEIVKVLKGIDLDIERGEYVALMGPSGSGKSTLMNLLGCLDTPTEGSYFLNGNDVSNMSDDELAEIRNKEIGFVFQTFNLLPRTTALENVALPMIYAGASKAARTERAKEVLNDVGLADRMDHKPNQLSGGQRQRVAVGRALVNKPSIILADEPTGNLDSKTSLEIMNLFDEIHRAGNTVIIVTHEEEVAEHAHRVIRLRDGMVESDTRIK from the coding sequence ATGAGTTTGGTCATTAAAATTCGGGGTATTAGAAGAGATTTTCCGCTAGGTCAGGAAATCGTTAAGGTGTTAAAAGGCATTGATCTCGATATTGAGCGCGGAGAATATGTTGCCTTAATGGGGCCTTCGGGATCGGGAAAGTCTACCTTAATGAATCTTTTGGGTTGTCTGGATACTCCTACCGAAGGATCTTACTTTCTGAACGGAAACGATGTTAGTAATATGAGCGATGACGAACTGGCTGAAATACGTAACAAGGAAATTGGTTTTGTGTTTCAAACATTTAACCTGTTACCCCGAACCACAGCTCTGGAAAATGTAGCTTTACCAATGATCTATGCCGGAGCATCCAAAGCTGCTCGTACCGAACGAGCCAAAGAGGTCCTTAACGACGTGGGATTAGCCGACCGAATGGATCATAAACCGAATCAATTGTCCGGAGGACAGCGACAGCGGGTTGCCGTAGGTAGAGCGCTGGTTAACAAACCTTCGATCATTCTGGCCGATGAACCCACCGGAAACCTCGACTCCAAAACATCCCTGGAGATCATGAATCTTTTCGATGAAATTCACAGAGCCGGAAATACGGTGATCATCGTAACACACGAGGAAGAAGTTGCCGAACACGCCCATCGTGTAATACGTCTTAGAGATGGTATGGTGGAGAGTGACACACGAATAAAATAA